A stretch of DNA from Dehalobacterium formicoaceticum:
CAGGCAATTGCTGCTTTATCATTTGCAGACGATGTGGGGATAGACGTACAAGACTTTTGGGTAGAGCTGGAAGGCGATCTTGACCTTGAAGGTTTCAAAGGATTATCTGAAGCAAGACCTGGATGCTCAGATATTAGATTCCATATGCATATTAAAAGTGACTCTCCCGCAGATAAAATCGAAGAATTTATCGAGCTTGTTGAATCCAGGTGCCCAGTGGGGGATTCGTTAGCAAACGGAGTAAAACTGGAAAGAACTAAAATAACCATAGAAAAATAATTAGAAGTTTTTAGGGGACAACTAGATGGTAAGGGGAGCTAGTGTCCTCTTAATATACAGGGGAATTTTGGAGGGAAATCATGATCATTGAAATAAAGAGTCCCAAAAAAGGGACTATAGGTAAAATAAATGTAAGTGTGGGTGATAAAGTTACAGCGGGTCAAGAGCTATTATCATTAGAAACTAAGAAGGGTAATGCAGTTGTTAAATCCCAACATGACGGAGCTGTAGAATCTATCGAGGTAGAGGAAGGGGCAGAAGTAAAGGCTTTAGATATTTTATTGAAAATTGCCGGATCACAAGAGACGGCTG
This window harbors:
- a CDS encoding OsmC family protein, yielding MELMTLKAVVRKKEGLAVEAEARGFKVIFDEPEDLGGTDTGMNPVEAMLCSLGGCQAIAALSFADDVGIDVQDFWVELEGDLDLEGFKGLSEARPGCSDIRFHMHIKSDSPADKIEEFIELVESRCPVGDSLANGVKLERTKITIEK